The Phragmitibacter flavus genome includes a window with the following:
- a CDS encoding SRPBCC family protein — MAIHTLSTTQTVKGDLETIWSFFSDPRNLSRITPKEMGFEILSELPERMFPGMMIEYRVRPLLGIPMTWLTEITHVEEGRFFVDEQRVGPYAIWHHEHHFRDLGNGLVEMKDRVTYVPPFGILGEMVHPILIRPQLEKIFAHREKTVNEMFGSAGGR; from the coding sequence ATGGCCATCCACACCCTTTCCACCACTCAAACTGTCAAAGGCGATCTGGAAACGATCTGGTCGTTTTTTTCTGATCCCCGCAATCTCTCGCGCATCACGCCGAAGGAAATGGGGTTCGAAATTCTCTCCGAACTTCCAGAGCGGATGTTTCCCGGCATGATGATCGAGTATCGCGTTCGCCCGCTGTTGGGAATCCCCATGACGTGGCTGACGGAGATCACCCATGTCGAGGAAGGCCGGTTCTTCGTCGATGAACAACGCGTTGGCCCCTATGCCATCTGGCATCATGAGCATCATTTTCGCGATCTCGGAAATGGCTTGGTAGAGATGAAGGACCGCGTCACCTATGTGCCGCCATTTGGCATTCTGGGCGAAATGGTCCATCCGATTCTGATCCGTCCGCAGCTTGAGAAGATCTTCGCTCACCGCGAGAAGACGGTGAATGAGATGTTTGGGAGTGCGGGAGGGCGATAA
- a CDS encoding LamG-like jellyroll fold domain-containing protein — protein MKTSPLLSWTTTALLTLLLGTATSGWSATVGYWRLENNALDSSSNLLGGTASGGVFSTLDTPGPTIFDPVAGTFTANTHAYNASGSGAKTIVVPDNALFSQENFTWEMFIKVTGQPASYDAFLTNRDSVSGLGRGYQIDFDGNPAVGSTAFGRLRARFDLPIVVPVTDPPTPNPNQNQVATVTTGYLYQDADGGGAGGIRVNSDTSWHHIALTKEGNQVRVYLDGVASSARTLTGPFEEALASIIFGKTSSADYGLLIDEVRFSDTVLLPSQFLQAVPEPSRAMLLFLCAGAIVLRRRRN, from the coding sequence ATGAAAACCTCTCCCCTTCTTTCCTGGACCACCACCGCCCTTTTGACCCTGCTGTTGGGAACTGCCACCAGCGGTTGGTCGGCCACCGTTGGATACTGGCGCCTGGAAAACAATGCATTGGACTCCTCCTCCAACCTCTTGGGCGGCACGGCCAGCGGCGGTGTCTTTTCGACTTTGGACACGCCCGGTCCGACCATTTTTGACCCGGTAGCGGGAACCTTCACCGCCAATACGCACGCATACAACGCCAGCGGATCAGGGGCCAAAACCATCGTGGTGCCCGACAATGCGCTGTTCTCCCAGGAAAATTTCACCTGGGAAATGTTCATCAAGGTGACCGGTCAGCCGGCCAGTTACGATGCCTTCCTCACCAATCGGGATTCGGTCAGCGGATTGGGTCGCGGTTATCAGATTGATTTTGATGGCAACCCCGCGGTAGGCAGCACGGCATTCGGTCGTTTGCGCGCACGATTTGATCTTCCGATCGTCGTGCCTGTCACCGACCCTCCGACACCCAACCCCAATCAAAACCAGGTGGCGACTGTGACGACTGGCTACCTGTATCAGGACGCCGATGGCGGCGGTGCCGGCGGCATCCGGGTGAATAGCGACACCTCCTGGCACCACATCGCATTGACCAAGGAAGGAAATCAAGTGCGGGTTTATCTGGATGGCGTGGCGAGCAGCGCCCGCACCTTGACCGGCCCTTTCGAAGAGGCGCTTGCCTCCATCATCTTCGGCAAGACCAGCTCTGCCGATTACGGACTGCTCATCGACGAAGTTCGCTTCTCCGATACCGTCCTTTTGCCGAGCCAGTTTTTGCAGGCGGTGCCCGAGCCTTCGCGTGCGATGCTGCTGTTCCTTTGTGCCGGAGCTATCGTTCTTCGACGTCGGCGGAATTGA
- a CDS encoding alpha/beta hydrolase yields MLTLFRRFVRLALVALSTVVIFLLLVQCRLMYYPRPYGDADLKRMQNLGGERIEVITAQGRQTAHYLPAEGSNRDAPEFLWWVFGGNGSLALDYLDHVRGWDPRFAFVFVDYPGYGLCEGNPSPSRIADSIEQFSKQLTQRFRWTGEERRQRSGVLGHSLGCAAALIAAEKQKMDRVVLCAPFTSMTDMGRQLLGWPLCHLNLHRYDNGARLKNLPADARVIVFHGVQDEVIPVKMSQQLAAQFPDLIQLHEIPEARHNDVVLLANDRIGLAMRGMAASKTPLNSADVEER; encoded by the coding sequence ATGCTGACGTTGTTCCGGAGATTTGTCCGTCTTGCACTGGTGGCACTTTCGACGGTCGTGATTTTCCTGCTGCTGGTGCAATGCCGGTTGATGTATTACCCGCGTCCCTATGGCGATGCCGATTTGAAACGCATGCAAAATCTTGGAGGGGAACGGATCGAAGTCATCACCGCACAAGGCAGGCAAACCGCGCATTACCTGCCGGCGGAGGGTTCGAATCGCGATGCTCCTGAGTTCCTGTGGTGGGTGTTTGGCGGCAATGGATCGTTGGCGCTGGATTATCTTGATCATGTGCGTGGTTGGGATCCTCGATTCGCTTTTGTGTTTGTCGACTACCCTGGTTACGGACTCTGCGAGGGCAACCCCAGTCCCAGTCGCATTGCGGACAGCATTGAGCAATTCAGCAAGCAGTTAACCCAACGGTTTCGTTGGACCGGAGAGGAGCGGCGTCAGCGAAGCGGGGTTCTCGGGCATTCGCTGGGTTGCGCGGCAGCCTTGATCGCCGCAGAAAAACAAAAGATGGATCGAGTGGTTTTGTGCGCACCTTTCACCTCCATGACGGACATGGGACGACAGCTTCTCGGCTGGCCTCTGTGCCATCTCAACCTGCATCGATACGACAATGGGGCGCGGCTAAAAAACCTCCCCGCCGATGCCCGCGTCATCGTTTTTCACGGAGTTCAGGATGAAGTCATCCCGGTGAAAATGAGTCAGCAGCTTGCCGCACAATTTCCTGATCTCATTCAACTCCACGAGATTCCCGAGGCCAGACACAATGATGTGGTCTTGCTGGCCAACGACAGGATCGGCCTGGCGATGCGTGGGATGGCTGCCTCGAAGACCCCTCTCAATTCCGCCGACGTCGAAGAACGATAG